One genomic segment of Panicum virgatum strain AP13 chromosome 2N, P.virgatum_v5, whole genome shotgun sequence includes these proteins:
- the LOC120662374 gene encoding uncharacterized protein LOC120662374: MAAGPRGGAEGDSIPAAVAVGLAECGRRWSAADRAREEPRWAVADGGGEEKAAAGAVSKGSLSIGCAGDISLPYAALRRDLPSISSRVVPLSRAHGEQRPGSNAGLLEAAANQTDPLGTGFPSRVQEVPPGQSRDVSGVPQDAARVSLLELDKLPEDILCHIHSLLPLPDAARAACVSHRFLHSWRCFPNLTFYQTTFGLNKGTSYEREKNFIDTIDHIIRNRSGVGVKTLILDVSHCGKVITAQHLDIWLQAIIRSGILKIYVELPPHYSPEHNLPCSLLSCAGSSLQSISLFSCAFHPTLTIGYLKSLKRVCLNHVHTTEEELGCLFSSTVSLGFIELTSCNEITFLNIPSHLQALSTLMVFMCTSLQTIEIYAPNLTKFWFAGPPIEILINNSSQLNYMSMNGTYNSGTIQYAQTKPQSIAPKLQTLSLTSSKKRAYPVS; encoded by the exons atggccgccggacCTAGAGGAGGGGCTGAGGGCGACAGCatcccggcggcggtggcggttggACTGGCGGAGtgcgggcggcgctggagcgcTGCCGACCGAGCAAGGGAGGAaccccggtgggcggtggccgacggcgggggcgaggagaaggcggcAGCAGGAGCGGTGAGCAAG GGCAGTCTCTCGATTGGCTGCGCCGGCGACATCTCCCTCCCATATGCCGCCCTCCGTCGAGATCTCCCCTCCATCTCATCGCGCGTCGTCCCTCTCTCTCGAGCCCATGGCGAGCAGCGGCCTGGATCCAACGCCGGATTGCTTGAGGCGGCAGCGAACCAGACAG ATCCCCTTGGAACGGGGTTTCCATCACGCGTGCAAGAGGTTCCACCAGGCCAATCACGTGATGTTTCTGGGGTTCCCCAAGATGCTGCGCGAGTGTCACTGCTCGAGCTTGATAAACTTCCAGAG GATATATTGTGCCATATACATTCCCTTCTACCACTACCAGATGCCGCCCGTGCTGCCTGTGTGTCTCATAGATTTCtacactcttggagatgcttccCTAACCTCACATTTTATCAGACAACATTTGGTTTGAACAAGGGTACATCATATGAAAGGGAAAAGAACTTCATTGACACAATTGACCACATCATTAGAAACCGCTCTGGCGTTGGGGTGAAGACACTTATACTTGACGTTAGCCATTGCGGCAAGGTCATTACGGCTCAGCATCTTGACATATGGCTCCAAGCTATCATCAGATCTGGAATTTTAAAAATCTATGTCGAGCTTCCTCCACATTACAGTCCAGAGCACAACCTCCCGTGTTCACTTTTGTCTTGTGCTGGAAGCTCGCTTCAGTCTATTTCCCTCTTCTCTTGTGCTTTTCACCCAACATTAACAATTGGTTATTTGAAAAGCTTGAAACGCGTGTGTCTGAACCATGTCCACACTACTGAGGAGGAACTAGGATGTCTTTTCTCCAGTACAGTTTCATTGGGATTTATTGAACTTACCAGTTGCAATGAGATCACTTTCTTGAACATACCTTCTCATCTGCAGGCTCTTAGTACTCTGATGGTATTCATGTGCACAAGTCTACAAACCATAGAAATTTATGCTCCAAATCTTACCAAGTTCTGGTTCGCTGGCCCGCCCATTGAAATATTAATAAACAACTCATCGCAACTGAATTACATGAGTATGAATGGTACATATAACTCTGGCACGATCCAATATGCTCAGACCAAACCCCAGTCCATCGCGCCGAAGCTTCAAACCCTTTCCTTGACATCATCtaaaaaaagggcgtacccagtgtcatag
- the LOC120658016 gene encoding protein transport protein SEC13 homolog B-like produces the protein MASKKVELDHKDMVHDSAIDYYGKRLATASSDSTVKIVSIGAATAPSQVLATLTGHYGPVWRVAWAHPKYGTVLASCGYDGRVIVWKEDARGNWSQVHVFTDHKSSVNSIAWAPYEVGLCLACASSDGRISILTMRADGGWDTSTIERAHPVGATAISWAPATALGSLASSGELVYKLVSGGFDSVVKVWGFVNGSWKLESALISDMHSDCVRDVAWAPVLGLAKSTIASSSQDGKVVIWTKGKDGDKWEGKLMRDFGSPVWRVSWSLTGNILSIAAGENNITLWKEGSDGQWEEVMKVEP, from the coding sequence ATGGCGTCAAAGAAAGTAGAGTTGGATCACAAGGATATGGTCCACGACTCTGCTATTGATTACTACGGCAAGCGCCTTGCTACTGCTTCCTCAGACTCTACCGTGAAGATCGTCAGCATTGGTGCTGCAACTGCCCCATCCCAGGTTCTTGCAACGCTTACTGGCCACTATGGTCCTGTATGGCGTGTTGCATGGGCCCATCCAAAGTATGGTACAGTCCTTGCATCCTGCGGCTATGATGGCCGTGTCATTGTTTGGAAGGAGGATGCTCGAGGCAATTGGTCTCAAGTCCATGTGTTTACTGACCACAAGTCGTCTGTCAACTCCATTGCTTGGGCTCCGTACGAGGTTGGCCTGTGCCTTGCCTGTGCGTCTTCTGATGGAAGAATATCTATCTTGACTATGCGAGCTGATGGGGGTTGGGATACTTCAACCATTGAGCGAGCACACCCTGTTGGCGCGACTGCCATCTCTTGGGCTCCAGCAACTGCACTTGGTTCTCTGGCTAGCTCAGGGGAGCTTGTTTATAAGCTTGTCTCTGGAGGGTTTGACTCTGTCGTTAAAGTATGGGGATTTGTCAACGGTAGCTGGAAGCTGGAGAGTGCTCTTATCTCTGACATGCACAGTGATTGTGTTCGGGATGTCGCATGGGCACCAGTTTTGGGCTTGGCCAAGTCAACCATTGCCAGCAGTTCCCAAGATGGGAAGGTCGTCATCTGGACCAAGGGGAAAGATGGAGACAAGTGGGAGGGAAAGCTCATGCGGgactttgggtctcctgtctggAGGGTGTCTTGGTCCTTGACTGGGAACATACTGTCCATAGCTGCTGGTGAGAACAACATTACACTCTGGAAGGAAGGGTCAGATGGTCAATGGGAGGAGGTGATGAAGGTTGAACCCTAG